The Phaenicophaeus curvirostris isolate KB17595 chromosome 27, BPBGC_Pcur_1.0, whole genome shotgun sequence genome has a segment encoding these proteins:
- the RETSAT gene encoding all-trans-retinol 13,14-reductase, which translates to MGLCALLFLAALLVLLSLLIARALRGAAGGPSPFAADARRPPAPLVTDKAVRRTVLKTVFSADQVPAALDAVVVGSGVGGLAAAALLAKAGKRVLVLEQHGKLGGCCHTFSERGFEFDTGIHYVGQMQEGSSIRFLMDQLTEGQLEWARLPAACDVVVLGEPGRGRTYHICSGEREYFQSLKEQFPKEGAAINEFERLVKSVSRGTMLLGVLKMIPRALAVLLCRSGLLMWLSPFCRLASRSLKDVVDGLTTNPELRAVFSYIFPAYGVVPSKASFSMHSILINHFLHGAWYPKGGAGEIAFHTIAVIRKAGGNVFGRAPVQRILLDSKGRACGVSVKKGEDVVNIFAPIIISDAGIFNTYERLLPAETRALPEIQAQLRMATHGEGGFTVFVGLNGSREELGLEPINYFMYPGTDLDEMVNRYLASSREEAAKNIPLLFVTCPSAKDPTWEMRHPGKSTLAVVFFAKYEWFEEWKEKQVKKRGDDYEELKKTFVDTVMQTVFKLYPRIEDRIEYISGGTPLTNQYYIASPKGEIYGMDHGITRLQAEAIATVRAQTAVPNLYLTGQDLCLGGFVGALQGALLCASAVLKRNLYIDMAQLKKRTEATNSKKRD; encoded by the exons ATGGGGCTGTGCGCGCTGCTCTTCCTCGCCgccctcctcgtcctcctctccctcctcatcGCCCGGGCCCTGCGCGGCGCCGCAGGAGGACCCAGCCCCTTCGCCGCCGACGCCCGGCGCCCCCCCGCTCCTCTGGTCACCGACAAGGCTGTGCGCAGGACCGTGCTCAAGACAG TTTTCTCCGCAGATCAAGTCCCTGCGGCGCTTGATGCTGTCGTGGTGGGCAGTGGCGTGGGGGGGCTGGCGGCAGCGGCGCTGCTGGCGAAGGCAGGCAAGCGGGTGCTGGTGTTGGAGCAGCATGGGAAGCTGGGGGGCTGCTGCCACACCTTCAGCGAGAGGGGCTTCGAGTTTGACACAG GTATCCACTACGTGGGGCAGATGCAGGAGGGCTCCAGCATCCGCTTCCTGATGGATCAGCTGACAGAGGGGCAGTTGGAATGGGCTCGGCTGCCGGCTGCCTGTGACGTGGTGGTTCTCGGGGAGCCCGGCCGCGGCAGGACATACCACATCTGTTCTGGAGAACGGGAATATTTCCAAAGCCTGAAGGAGCAGTTTCCCAAGGAGGGAGCCGCCATCAATGAGTTTGAGCGCCTGGTAAAG AGTGTCAGCAGAGGAACCATGCTGCTAGGTGTCCTGAAAATGATCCCACGGGCACTGGCCGTGCTGCTGTGTCGCTCGGGGCTGCTCATGTGGCTCAGCCCCTTCTGCCGGTTGGCGTCGCGCAGCTTGAAGGACGTGGTGGATGGGCTCACCACCAACCCCGAGCTCAGGGCTGTCTTCAGCTACATCTTCCCCGCCTATG GCGTGGTCCCCTCCAAGGCCAGCTTCTCCATGCACAGCATCCTGATCAACCACTTCCTTCACGGTGCTTGGTACCCCAAAGGTGGAGCTGGAGAAATCGCCTTCCACACCATTGCTGTTATCCGGAAAGCTGGAGGCAATGTGTTCGGAAGGGCACCGGTGCAGAGGATCCTGCTGGACTCCAAGGGCAGAGCCTGCG GCGTGAGCGTCAAGAAAGGTGAAGATGTGGTGAACATCTTTGCTCCCATTATCATTTCGGATGCTGGGATCTTCAACACCTACGAAAGGCTCCTGCCAGCAGAGACGCGAGCGTTGCCGG AGATCCAGGCTCAGCTCCGCATGGCGACCCACGGGGAAGGGGGTTTCACCGTCTTCGTAGGGCTTAACGGCTCAAGGGAAGAGCTGGGACTGGAGCCCATCAACTACTTCATGTACCCAGGAACTGACCTGGATGAAAT GGTGAATCGCTACCTGGCTTCTTCCAGAGAAGAAGCTGCCAAGAATATCCCGCTCCTCTTTGTCACCTGCCCCTCAGCCAAGGACCCCACCTGGGAAATGAGGCACCCAG GTAAATCCACGCTGGCTGTCGTGTTCTTTGCCAAATATGAGTGGTTTGAGGAGTGGAAGGAGAAGCAGGTTAAGAAGCGGGGAGATGATTATGAAGAGCTGAAGAAGACCTTTGTGGACACAGTCATGCAGACTGTCTTCAAGCTCTACCCTCGCATCGAGGACAGG ATTGAGTACATCTCGGGAGGAACACCCCTCACCAACCAATACTACATCGCCAGCCCCAAGGGGGAGATTTATGGCATGGACCACGGCATCACCCGCCTGCAAGCTGAAGCCATTGCCACCGTGAGGGCACAGACGGCTGTCCCCAACCTCTACCTGACAG GGCAGGATTTGTGCTTGGGGGGCTTTGTGGGAGCCCTGCAAGGAGCCCTCCTCTGCGCTAGTGCTGTCCTCAAGCGCAACCTCTACATCGACATGGCACAGCTCAAAAAGCGCACAGAGGCCACCAACTCCAAGAAGAGGGACTGA